The window TGACGCGATAGAACTTGGAAAGCAGGTTGGCGTTCATCCGCAGACCATACGGCGGCTGGCCGCTGACGGTAAAATTCCAGCCGTGCGCATCGGCGGTCAGTGGCGCTTTTGTATCGAGGATGTGGTTCAGCGCATGAAAGACGAGCCGCAAAAATGAAGTGGTTCAAGCACCCGTCAACCCTATGCTCTGAGAGGGACGTAGCGCAGTTTTTCGACCGTACCGGGTTGGAAGGTTACGGGTTTTTGATGCTGCTTTTTGAAACCGTTTCCGGCATGAGCGTTCACGGGAACGACTTCACCGCTTCTATGCCGCTTTCCGCTTGGGCGCGTCGGCTTGGATGCCACCATAACCGGGCAGAAAAATACTTTCGGATACTATCTGAATTTGGTGCGACAAGCACATTACCCCAGGGTTACCCCAGGGTTACCCCAGGGTTACCCCAGGGTTACCCAGACATTACCCCCCCCAGTAACCAGTGGGTAACTGTCAAGTACGCCGAAGGTAACATTGAAGTAAAAATTCCTAAGTTGTTTGAACTCAATGACAATCACACTCGTAACTTGCAAGCGACTTGCAAGAAAGTTTCCCTAGACTTAGATCAGAGTAGAATAGATAAAGAAGAAGAGGAAGATCAAGAGCGTGAAACCGGGGCGGTTTCCCGGCGCGCGCATGCCGAACCTAACACGTTGCCGGGCGTCCAAGAGCCGGACCCGGAGGCGCCTTCCGTGGACCCGCTCGCGGGCCTGCCGGACCTTGACGCCTACCACGACACCCTCCGCGCGTGGATTGAAGCGCAAATTGCCCCGGCAAAACTTCCGAGGCCGGGCAGTGCTGGATGGGTCAAGGAGCGAGACACGCTCGCGAAACTTCACCGGCGAGACTGCTACCCGGTGGAGGACATCATGGGCGCGCTGACGTGGATGTTCACCACAGATGACCGCGACGCCGTTTTTTGGCGTGGCGTCGTAAAGGCCATACAGCCGCTGCGCGACAAGAAAAAGGGCGATGCCTTGAACAAATTCGGGAAAATCTTGGACCGCTGGAAGGGCGTGAAACCGGCAGGGCCAAAACTCACCTACGGCATGACCCTCGCGGACCTGGCCGACATCCCCGAAAACAGTTTCCGGCGGCGCCCGAAAGAGGAACCCAAACCATGAAGACAAAACAGGAAACCGTC of the Elusimicrobiales bacterium genome contains:
- a CDS encoding helix-turn-helix domain-containing protein, whose amino-acid sequence is MEYVDAIELGKQVGVHPQTIRRLAADGKIPAVRIGGQWRFCIEDVVQRMKDEPQK